From the Lathyrus oleraceus cultivar Zhongwan6 chromosome 4, CAAS_Psat_ZW6_1.0, whole genome shotgun sequence genome, one window contains:
- the LOC127074791 gene encoding transcription factor MYBS3 isoform X2, producing the protein MSHIEMIDLTNSSDSTITPSQITTLPQLGMHSGSSVARVLPPLPKPNTFSFFNGSRLRVPWSQQEHDLFVMGLTEYGKGKWSKIAKHYVCNKTPQQVQCYARNFFKYLPASYVDRFKRKKLSSNTNNFVSRKNKETLDLFPMKDYREEPSIFMNVPRVSASNGEVDLELRLSLYK; encoded by the exons ATGTCTCATATTGAGATGATTGATCTTACAAACTCTTCTGATTCAACAATAACACCTTCCCAGATCACTACTTTGCCCCAACTTGGTATGCACAGTGGTAGCTCGGTTGCGAGGGTTCTACCACCGTTACCTAAACCAAACACCTTCTCATTCTTCAATGGATCTAGGCTCAGGGTTCCATGGTCACAACAAGAACATGA TTTATTTGTGATGGGGCTTACTGAATATGGAAAAGGGAAATGGAGCAAAATAGCAAAGCACTATGTATGCAATAAGACACCACAACAAGTTCAATGTTATGCTCGTAACTTTTTCAAATATCTACCAGCTTCATATGTGGATCGATTTAAGAGAAAGAAACTATCTTCAAATACCAACAACTTTGTTTCTAGAAAAAACAAAGAAACTCTCGATCTTTTTCCTATGAAAGATTATAGAGAAGAACCTAGTATTTTCATGAATGTGCCTAGGGTTTCTGCTAGTAATGGAGAAGTTGATTTGGAACTTCGCTTAAGTTTATATAAGTGA
- the LOC127074791 gene encoding transcription factor MYBS3 isoform X3: protein MSHIEMIDLTNSSDSTITPSQITTLPQLGMHSGSSVARVLPPLPKPNTFPFPNGSRLRVPWSQQEHDLFVMGLTEYGKGKWSKIAKHYVCNKTPQQVQCYARNFFKYLPASYVDRFKRKKLSSNTNNFVSRKNKETLDLFPMKDYREEPSTFMNVPRVSTNNGEVDLELRLSLYK from the exons ATGTCTCATATTGAGATGATTGATCTTACAAACTCTTCTGATTCAACAATAACACCTTCCCAGATCACTACTTTGCCCCAACTTGGTATGCACAGTGGTAGCTCGGTTGCGAGGGTTCTACCACCGTTAC CTAAACCAAACACCTTCCCATTCCCAAATGGATCTAGGCTCAGGGTTCCATGGTCACAACAAGAACATGA TTTATTTGTGATGGGGCTTACTGAATATGGAAAAGGGAAATGGAGCAAAATAGCAAAGCACTATGTATGCAACAAGACACCACAACAAGTTCAATGTTATGCTCGTAACTTTTTCAAATATCTACCAGCTTCATATGTGGATCGTTTTAAGAGAAAGAAACTATCTTCAAATACCAACAACTTTGTTTCTAGAAAAAACAAAGAAACTCTCGATCTTTTTCCTATGAAAGATTATAGAGAAGAACCTAGTACTTTCATGAATGTGCCTAGGGTTTCTACTAATAATGGAGAAGTTGATTTGGAACTTCGCTTAAGTTTATATAAGTGA
- the LOC127074791 gene encoding transcription factor MYBS3 isoform X1 has product MSHIEMIDLTNPSDSTITPSQITTLPQLGMHSGSSVARVLPPLPKPNTFPFPNGSRLRVPWSQQEHDLFVMGLTEYGKGKWSKIAKHYVCNKTPQQVQCYARNFFKYLPASYVDRFKRKKLSSNTNNFVSRKNKETLDLFPMKDYREEPSTFMNVPRVSTNNGEVDLELRLSLYK; this is encoded by the exons ATGTCTCATATTGAGATGATTGATCTTACAAACCCTTCTGATTCAACAATAACACCTTCTCAGATCACTACTTTGCCCCAACTTGGTATGCACAGTGGTAGCTCGGTTGCGAGGGTTCTACCACCGTTACCTAAACCAAACACCTTCCCATTCCCAAATGGATCTAGGCTCAGGGTTCCATGGTCACAACAAGAACATGA TTTATTTGTGATGGGGCTTACTGAATATGGAAAAGGGAAATGGAGCAAAATAGCAAAGCACTATGTATGCAACAAGACACCACAACAAGTTCAATGTTATGCTCGTAACTTTTTCAAATATCTACCAGCTTCATATGTGGATCGTTTTAAGAGAAAGAAACTATCTTCAAATACCAACAACTTTGTTTCTAGAAAAAACAAAGAAACTCTCGATCTTTTTCCTATGAAAGATTATAGAGAAGAACCTAGTACTTTCATGAATGTGCCTAGGGTTTCTACTAATAATGGAGAAGTTGATTTGGAACTTCGCTTAAGTTTATATAAGTGA